A stretch of the Aminipila terrae genome encodes the following:
- a CDS encoding hemolysin family protein has product MSSDPSMPVMAQILFLAFLIFINAFFAAAEMSIVSVNKNKIKVLAQEGNKKAAMVRDLLDNPNIFLSTIQVAITLAGFLASASAAVGMSDILSKFFINLGIPYSDYIAILVVTIILSYVTLVLGELYPKRIALQHAESISMLVVRPIVLLSKVTKPFVWVLSFSVNIILRLTRQKTNIEDEEFSEDEVMSMLEVGQETGVLKEKGKKMINSIFAFDDKLAYEVMTPRTDVFYIDINDPTEEYIDELMELRYSRIPVYEDDSDNIIGILHIKDYLIKAREDGFENVEIRSILRKPYFVPETKNIDSLFFDLQSSKQHIAILIDEYGGFSGIVTMEDIIEEVMGNIDDEYDEEELPIEKIDDNTFIVDGFINLNDLDEELDLNLQSENSETLGGLLIDLLGEIPDEAEPDKRVIEYENCVFKIQSVKERRIEKVKLYIVPDSLEDTIVEKAE; this is encoded by the coding sequence ATGTCTTCGGACCCCAGTATGCCAGTGATGGCACAAATATTATTTTTAGCATTTTTAATTTTTATAAATGCATTTTTTGCAGCTGCAGAAATGTCTATCGTATCTGTCAACAAGAATAAAATAAAAGTTCTTGCACAGGAGGGTAATAAAAAGGCTGCAATGGTACGTGATTTATTAGATAATCCCAATATATTTTTATCAACTATTCAGGTTGCAATTACTCTGGCAGGTTTTCTTGCCAGTGCTTCGGCAGCTGTAGGTATGTCTGATATTTTAAGTAAATTCTTCATTAATTTGGGGATTCCTTATAGTGACTATATTGCGATTCTTGTAGTAACCATTATTTTATCTTATGTTACCCTTGTTTTAGGTGAACTGTATCCTAAAAGAATAGCCCTTCAACATGCTGAAAGTATTTCAATGCTTGTGGTGCGGCCCATTGTACTCTTATCCAAAGTAACAAAACCTTTTGTATGGGTTCTGTCTTTCTCAGTAAATATAATTTTAAGACTAACCAGACAAAAAACAAATATTGAAGACGAAGAATTTTCGGAAGATGAAGTTATGTCTATGCTTGAAGTAGGTCAGGAAACTGGTGTACTTAAAGAAAAAGGGAAAAAAATGATTAACAGCATTTTTGCCTTTGATGATAAGCTTGCTTACGAAGTAATGACCCCTAGAACAGATGTCTTTTATATTGATATAAATGATCCTACTGAAGAATATATTGATGAATTAATGGAACTGAGATACTCCAGAATTCCAGTATACGAAGATGATAGTGACAATATTATCGGCATACTGCATATAAAGGATTATCTTATAAAGGCCCGTGAAGATGGATTTGAAAATGTCGAAATCCGTTCCATTTTAAGAAAGCCTTATTTTGTTCCTGAAACCAAGAATATTGATTCACTATTCTTTGATTTGCAAAGTTCAAAACAGCATATTGCTATACTAATTGATGAATATGGTGGATTTTCTGGTATCGTGACCATGGAAGATATTATTGAAGAAGTAATGGGAAACATCGATGACGAGTATGATGAAGAAGAACTTCCAATTGAGAAAATTGACGATAATACATTTATTGTTGATGGATTTATCAATTTAAATGATTTAGATGAAGAACTTGATTTAAACCTTCAATCTGAAAACAGTGAAACTCTGGGAGGACTGTTAATTGACCTTCTGGGAGAAATACCAGATGAGGCCGAACCGGATAAACGTGTTATCGAGTACGAAAACTGTGTATTTAAAATACAATCTGTTAAAGAGCGAAGAATTGAAAAAGTAAAGTTATATATTGTTCCAGATTCCCTGGAAGATACAATAGTAGAAAAAGCTGAATAA
- a CDS encoding peptidase U32 family protein gives MKKIELLAPAGDLEKLKIAIDYGADAVYFGGEMFSLRAGAGNLTIDEIKEGVYYAHAKGKKAYLTVNIYAHNEDIKPFEEYLNKIKDINIDAFLVSDPGILLLIKEAIPDAEFHLSTQANMTNFKAAEFWHQQGIKRIVLARELTFEEIKELHSKMPEGMEIEAFVQGAMCISYSGRCLLSNFMIERDANRGQCAHPCRWKYSLVEEQRPDEYFPVEEDERGTYILNSRDLCMIDHIPELINSGIVSAKIEGRMKSVFYVATIVSAYRKAIDAYYADPENYVFKEEWLNELKKVSHRQFTTGFYFNKPTNKDQDYQTSAYTREYTFTGLVKDYNPETGIALVEQRNKMSIGEEIEIFGPNDDFFTQTLQIMMDENGEPVESAPHPQQLLQIKVNQPVASGFMLRKKK, from the coding sequence ATGAAGAAAATAGAACTTTTAGCTCCCGCAGGAGATTTAGAAAAATTAAAAATAGCCATTGATTATGGTGCAGATGCCGTATATTTTGGTGGAGAAATGTTTAGTTTAAGAGCAGGAGCAGGTAATCTTACAATTGATGAGATTAAAGAAGGGGTATATTATGCGCACGCAAAAGGTAAAAAAGCATATTTAACGGTTAACATATATGCCCACAATGAAGATATTAAACCTTTTGAAGAATACCTGAATAAAATAAAGGATATTAATATTGATGCATTTCTGGTTTCTGATCCAGGTATCTTACTGCTGATAAAAGAAGCTATTCCAGATGCAGAGTTCCATCTGAGCACTCAGGCGAATATGACTAATTTTAAAGCTGCTGAATTTTGGCACCAGCAGGGGATAAAAAGAATTGTATTAGCCAGAGAGCTAACCTTTGAAGAAATAAAAGAGCTTCATAGTAAAATGCCTGAAGGAATGGAAATAGAAGCTTTTGTTCAGGGAGCAATGTGCATTTCCTACTCAGGGAGATGTCTGCTTAGCAATTTTATGATTGAACGGGATGCCAACAGAGGTCAATGTGCACATCCTTGCAGATGGAAATACAGTCTTGTTGAGGAACAACGACCTGATGAATATTTTCCTGTGGAAGAAGATGAGCGTGGAACCTATATCTTAAATTCCAGAGATTTATGTATGATTGATCATATACCAGAACTGATAAATTCAGGAATTGTATCTGCAAAAATAGAAGGCCGTATGAAAAGTGTTTTTTATGTTGCTACTATTGTAAGTGCCTATAGAAAGGCCATTGATGCTTACTATGCTGATCCTGAAAATTATGTATTCAAAGAAGAATGGTTAAATGAACTGAAAAAAGTCAGCCACAGACAATTTACCACTGGATTTTATTTTAATAAGCCTACAAACAAGGATCAGGACTATCAGACCAGCGCATATACAAGAGAGTATACTTTTACAGGATTAGTAAAGGATTACAATCCTGAGACAGGAATAGCATTAGTTGAGCAAAGGAATAAAATGAGTATAGGGGAAGAAATCGAAATATTTGGTCCAAATGATGATTTCTTTACCCAGACTCTTCAAATCATGATGGATGAAAATGGAGAACCCGTTGAATCAGCACCTCATCCTCAACAACTTTTACAGATAAAAGTGAATCAGCCTGTTGCATCTGGATTTATGTTGCGAAAAAAGAAATAA